A window of Miscanthus floridulus cultivar M001 chromosome 12, ASM1932011v1, whole genome shotgun sequence genomic DNA:
GTCACTACAACTTGTTTTTGATGCACATCAGTACTATGCATGTGACCGAGCGTGTGAGTGCGGGAGCGGCGCACGCACGGACGCACGGTAGCTTCtgtcagagaccaccaccaatctAGATGGCGATGGCGATCAGCCGATCCATCACTGCACCGTATAGTATTGTATGGTTGCTGTTAGGTGGTGAGTGGCGTGCCCTGCCCTGCCGTCATAGGTCGAGTACAAGTAACTCTATCTTCCCCTGCTCTCGCCCGAGAACTGTGCCGGGGAAGCGACTCCGGTGAGGTGATCCTTTCCTCGGGTTGGTGCGCCCGAGTCTCGTCGCGCTTGGACGTCGCTGAGCCCTCGGCCTACGCATCGGCGCATCGTCGTCTTGCCAACTTTTTCGCGACGACGACTTGGTACCTGCAAGTCTGAAACGCTTAGAGAGAGAGAGGCCGACACGCCATCGGTCAGTCGCCATCGCCACCGGAATGGATTGACAACTGAGACGGAGCGTCGGTCCGAGAGGGAGAGATCAGCGATGTACGGCCGGCCGAGAGTAGTAGCAGCAGCCAACACAGCAGAGCAGGCGCCAAACAGCAGCTGGATGGAACCAAACCCAAACTTCTCTGCGCCCGCCGTTTCTCTTTGTCATCCTTCTGTTGGCCTTTTGATGAAGCGCTGCAGCATCAAGATCCCCCAAACAAAACCATATCACAAAGCTGGCATGTCGACTCAGAAAATCGTCCTTGCTACTCTCAGGAACAAATATCAGGGGCCGACCGTTCATCATCATGATTACCGATCGCAAGCGACCATCATAGTACGCAGCACGATGCGAAATCATCTCAAATCTTGTTGAACGTCATCCTGCACCAGCTGCAGGACGTGTAGCTCGACCCCAGTGGAATAACAAACTTTTCTTCTGCTTAGCTCAGTTAAGACATCGAACTTTCTATGTATATCCATGCTAATTTTTCACTGACGCAAAAAGAACCGCACAAGAGTAAGTGGGAGTCGGGACTCAGGTTCACCATAACCAGAATTTTTAAGAACTTGCAGCCAAAAGGAACAGCAGAGTAGCTCGGTTTAGGCTAAGATTCATCAGTTGCTGAAACAAGGTGTCCAACACAAATGTACCATTAAACACAAAGCATCTACAGAACAAAGTCACTTCGAACACTGCGGCTCCAGCTGGtatattttcttttctttaatAATCATGTAAATAGGAGCACAGGACGGGAGGATCAGCAGCATGGCTGTTCACTCTCCTGGCGCAGAGACCCCCTGCTTCAGCTTTTCCTTCTTCAGTTTCTTCTTCGAGAccggcttcttcttcttgggcggaaGCGTCTTCTGCGCATACACATACAGCACATAGTTCCCAACAAAGAAGAGCAGCAGGAAGCTTGCAACCACAAGCAGGACCACCATTCCTGGGTTCAGGCCCTTGTTCACCTCCTCAATGACCACATTGTTCTGAAACACAGGTGGCATAGTCTGAGAAAAATAAACAGGATACTGAAGACAAGAGTAGTAGAGTAGGTGCATGGGCCTTGCAAGATCATATGTTGAAGGTTAGGATAATCAAACAACAGAACAGATCAACACGTGTATCCTTTACAAATTTGCAGACCCAATGCTAACTGAACAGCACCATAAAGATATCAGTAATCTCTCTATTATAGAGCGCTTGTGCTAACTGTTATCAACAACTGCAAAGACTAGTTACAACTTACAACACAAAGATGAAGCTTAATTTGAATCTATCAGTAAGGCAATTGGCAGACATACAAAATCTTCACAAATAGGTTCCTAGGGC
This region includes:
- the LOC136496837 gene encoding DNA-binding protein S1FA, with amino-acid sequence MADQFADSANNVVIEEVNKGLNPGMVVLLVVASFLLLFFVGNYVLYVYAQKTLPPKKKKPVSKKKLKKEKLKQGVSAPGE